A window of Juglans regia cultivar Chandler chromosome 7, Walnut 2.0, whole genome shotgun sequence contains these coding sequences:
- the LOC109014350 gene encoding uncharacterized protein LOC109014350 — MAHSLTPAPAPGPAAPISTRSTKKTHFLSLGFQRAWACHQGCGGDELEYKLVHRRAVTLSLAGAVLGLNLGDRSASAAARRPPPPPPTEKKDPNVSGVLAKVLASKKRKEAMKESIAKLRESGKPVKGPTE, encoded by the exons ATGGCCCATTCTCTAACCCCAGCACCAGCACCAGGTCCTGCAGCACCCATCTCAACAAGATCAACGAAGAAGACTCATTTCTTATCTTTAGGGTTTCAAAGAGCGTGGGCTTGCCATCAAGGTTGTGGTGGAGACGAGCTTGAGTATAAACTTGTCCATCGCAG GGCTGTGACGTTGAGCTTGGCTGGAGCAGTGCTGGGCTTGAATCTCGGTGATCGGAGTGCAAGTGCGGCGGCCAGAAGGCCTCCGCCCCCTCCGCCCACGGAGAAGAAGGACCCCAATGTGAGTGGTGTCCTGGCAAAAGTTCTAGCCAGCAAGAAAAGGAAGGAGGCTATGAAGGAGTCTATTGCCAAGTTAAGAGAGAGTGGGAAGCCCGTTAAAGGACCAACGGAATGA
- the LOC109014351 gene encoding 60S ribosomal protein L5, translating into MAFVKAQKSKAYFKRFQVKYKRRREGKTDYRARIRLINQDKNKYNTPKYRFVVRFTNKDITAQVLSASIAGDIVLAAAYSHELPRYGLEVGLTNYAAAYCTGLLLARRVLKLLEMDDEYQGNVEATGEDFSVEPAESRRPFRALLDVGLIRTTTGNRVFGALKGALDGGLDIPHSEKRFAGYGKESKQFDAEVHRKYIYGGHVVAYMRTLMEDEPEKYQSHFSEYIKREIEPDDVEEMYKKVHAAIRADPAVKKSEKQPPKEHKRFNLKKLTYEERKAKLIERLNALNSAADADDDEDDD; encoded by the exons ATG GCCTTTGTCAAGGCTCAAAAATCCAAGGCCTACTTCAAGCGATTTCAGGTCAAGTACAAGAGAAGACGAG aGGGAAAGACTGACTACCGGGCCAGGATTCGATTGATTAATCAGGACAAGAACAAATATAATACTCCCAAGTATCGGTTTGTTGTGCGATTT ACCAACAAGGATATTACTGCACAAGTTCTCTCTGCCAGTATTGCTGGTGATATAGTCCTTGCTGCTGCTTATTCACATGAGCTGCCACGTTATGGACTTGAAGTTGGCCTTACTAACTATGCAGCAG CATACTGTACTGGGCTTCTTTTGGCTCGTCGTGTCTTGAAACTGCTTGAAATGGATGATGAGTATCAAGGCAATGTGGAG GCTACTGGTGAGGATTTCTCGGTTGAGCCTGCAGAGAGCAGGAGGCCATTCCGTGCTCTCCTTGATGTTGGCCTTATTAGGACAACAACTGGCAATCGTGTTTTTGGTGCCCTCAAG GGAGCATTGGATGGTGGTCTGGACATCCCTCACAGTGAGAAGAGGTTTGCAGGTTATGGAAAAGAAAGCAAGCAATTTGATGCCGAAGTTCACCGCAAATACATCTATGGTGGCCATGTTGTCGCATATATGAGG ACTTTGATGGAAGATGAACCTGAGAAGTATCAGTCTCACTTCAGTGAATATATCAAAAGAGAGATTGAGCCTGATGATGTTGAGGAGATGTACAAGAAAGTTCATGCTGCAATCCGTGCCGATCCTGCAGTAAAGAAGTCTGAAAAACAGCCTCCCAAGGAACACAAGAG GTTCAACTTGAAGAAGCTTACTTATGAGGAAAGGAAGGCCAAGCTGATTGAGAGACTGAATGCATTAAATTCTGCAGCTGATGCTGATGACGACGAGGACGATGATTAA
- the LOC109014352 gene encoding 2-oxoglutarate-dependent dioxygenase AOP2-like translates to MAIQTQAKIPVLDFSNENLKPGTASWSSVREQVCSALEEHGYFVAELGNKVPLELHDTMFDAVRELFDFPTETKQKVIYEKPYHGYSSIADLHERMVIDNATSPEETQRVTSIFWPDGNDRFRESADSYVRLMKELDQMVTRMLFENYGVEKYYDSHMDLTTRSLGFLKYKERDIDDDGDQKTGLSRTEGLPSHADKHFTSILHQNRVKGLEIKTNDGEWICFDPSPTSFILLAAESLQVWSNDRIQACFHRVMMTENETRHSLGLFAFNDGVISVPAELVDEEHPLRYKPLNLIDFLKAQAVHATALSVKAFCGV, encoded by the exons ATGGCTATCCAGACACAGGCCAAGATTCCGGTTCTCGATTTCTCCAACGAGAACCTCAAGCCTGGTACAGCCTCATGGTCCTCGGTGCGCGAGCAAGTTTGCAGCGCACTCGAAGAACACGGTTATTTTGTAGCAGAACTCGGCAATAAAGTTCCCTTGGAGCTTCACGACACAATGTTTGATGCAGTACGGGAGCTGTTTGATTTCCCCACAGAAACCAAGCAGAAAGTAATATATGAAAAGCCCTATCATGGCTATTCTTCTATTGCTGATCTTCACGAACGCATGGTGATTGACAATGCAACCTCTCCGGAAGAAACTCAGAGGGTGACCAGTATCTTCTGGCCCGACGGAAACGATCGTTTCCG AGAGAGTGCTGATTCATACGTGAGGCTGATGAAGGAATTGGATCAAATGGTGACGAGAATGCTATTCGAAAACTATGGCGTGGAGAAATACTATGACTCTCACATGGATTTAACCACACGCAGTCTCGGATTTCTAAAATACAAAGAAcgtgatattgatgatgatggtgatcaGAAGACAGGGTTGTCGAGGACCGAAGGCCTTCCAAGCCATGCGGACAAGCACTTCACCTCCATACTTCATCAAAATCGTGTAAAGGGTCTGGAGATAAAAACAAATGATGGCGAATGGATTTGTTTCGATCCATCGCCTACATCCTTTATACTCTTGGCAGCCGAGTCACTCCAG GTATGGAGCAATGACAGGATTCAAGCTTGCTTCCATCGAGTTATGATGACTGAAAACGAAACGAGGCACTCACTTGGGTTGTTTGCATTTAATGATGGGGTTATCAGTGTGCCAGCAGAATTGGTAGATGAAGAACACCCTTTGCGATACAAACCCTTAAATTTGATTGACTTTTTAAAAGCACAGGCCGTTCATGCTACAGCACTTTCAGTGAAAGCCTTTTGtggtgtttga